Genomic window (Bacillus pumilus):
GTGAGGGATAAAAATAAAAAAAGAAGACACCTTAAGAGGTGCCTTCTATGATCCAGATATGAAATTAAGCTTTTGTTCCACCCATGTTTTGTTGAGCGTAAGATACAAGACGTTTTGTGATTTCTCCACCAACTGAACCGTTAGCACGAGCTGTTGTGTCTGCTCCAAGGTTAACGCCAAATTCAGAAGCGATTTCGTATTTCATTTGATCGATTGCTTGCGCTGCTCCAGGAACTAGTAATTGATTTGAACTATTAGAATTTGCCATGATGTGAATCTCCTTTTTGTATATGATTTGTTTTTTGGTTGGGTTTGCTGGAATCGCACCAGCCAAATGATTAAGTCATTTGCCGCTTGGCGAAACCCAATGCAGTAACTGCTTTGTACTAAGTATTATGGTGATTTTTGAAAAAAACATACGAGAAAAGAACATGGTAAATGTTGTTCAACAAATAAAAAACCATCACCCAATCATGAGTGATGGTGCTGCATATATTTCTTTAATCAGCAGAGCGAATACGAAGTTCTGTATCCGAATCAAAGAAGTGGGCCTTGTTCATATCGATAGCAAGAGGAATAGACTGTCCAGCCTGAACATCAGTACGAGAATCAACACGAGCAATAAACGATTGACCATCAAGAGAAGAGTAAAGCATCGTTTCTGCTCCCATTAATTCAGCGACTTCTACGTTGGCATCTATTTTTGTCCCTTCAGACGCTTCGATAAACACTGGTTCATCATGAAAATCTTCTGGCCTGATACCTAGAATGACATCTTTTCCGATATAACCTTGGCTACGTAATACCTTCATCTTTCCTTCTGGTACACGAATATGCGTTTTTCCAACTGCAATGGCACCGTCAGAGAGCTTTCCTGTGAAAAAGTTCATCGCGGGAGAGCCGATGAATCCACCTACGAACACATTCTCTGGGTTTTCATACACATCCTTTGGCGCTCCAACTTGCTGAATAAAACCATCTTTCATTACAACAAGGCGAGTGGCCATTGTCATAGCTTCAGTCTGATCATGGGTGACGTAGATAAATGTCGTTTGCAGACGCTGATGAAGCTTAGATATTTCAGCACGCATTTGAACGCGGAGTTTTGCATCTAAATTAGAGAGCGGTTCGTCCAAAAGAAAGACCTTTGCATCACGCACAATGGCTCTTCCAAGGGCAACACGTTGTCTTTGACCGCCAGACAGTGCCTTTGGTTTCCTGTCTAAATATTGCTCAAGTCCTAATATTTTCGCAGCATTTCGAACCCGTTCATCAATCTCTGCTTTAGGAAATTTTCTTAGCTTTAATCCAAAAGCCATATTATCGTATACATTCATATGAGGGTATAATGCATAGTTTTGGAAAACCATTGCGATATCCCGATCTTTTGGTGCTACATCATTCATCCGTTTTCCATCTAACAGAAAATCTCCTTGAGAAATCTCTTCAAGCCCTGCAATCATACGAAGGGTTGTCGATTTTCCGCATCCCGATGGCCCCACAAATACAATAAATTCTTTATCCTCTATATGTAGATTGAAGTTGTCGACTGCTGTTACCTTGTTATCGTACACTTTATAAATTTGATTGAGCATCATTTCAGCCATAGGTGATAACCTCCCTAATTCTTCGTGTGAAAGCGCTTCACTTGTAAGTAAAGTGTATAAAATGGGGAAGTGTCTGTAAATGGACAATATGCACAACATCTTATTTTTATTTTTGGGCAAGATGCTTATGTCATCGATTGTTATGAAAGATCAAGAAGGGTCATCATAAAATAAGCAGCAGATGCGTCTGGAAAATGCCGTATATCTAATCCTGTGCGCTCAATAAATTTATCGATTCGATATTGCAGGCTGTTTCGATGAACAAATAACGCTTTTGCTGCCTTGGATGCATTTAAGTTACATTGCATAAAGGTCATGAGAGTGCGGTAAACGTCCCGGTCTAAGACCGCTTCTTTAAAAGCATCTGAAATAGCCTGTGAGACAGCGGAAGCATCATATCGAATGAAAGATGGCACGCATTGATAAAATGTAGAAACCCCTGCTCTAAGATGGCCTCTCTTGATATACTTCAAAAAGAGCTGCTGCTCATTTATTAATCTCAGCTGTAAATGCTGATTTGGCAAATGCAGCTGTCCTTGTAAAAAGACTGAGTCTGTTAGGAAATCACTTGTAATGGCCAGAGACAGATCATGTAGCTGATCTAACTGACTATTGTCTGATGTAGCATTTGTTTGAATCAACATCGCTGTATCAGCGCCTGTCCATATGAAATGTGTATGTTCGAGGCTGTGAATCACAGCCTCTTTTATTTGCTGTCTTTGTTCTACTTGATGAGTCATTTTAAAATAATAGACAC
Coding sequences:
- a CDS encoding helix-turn-helix domain-containing protein: MLEKLKLVYGKHIISSPTNDHQILWYQTDDGEIFGVDKSELTAREILLLNSFLTPIDLSYTKQTEDEQKWYSYLFDNKPLTVQHPVRVYYFKMTHQVEQRQQIKEAVIHSLEHTHFIWTGADTAMLIQTNATSDNSQLDQLHDLSLAITSDFLTDSVFLQGQLHLPNQHLQLRLINEQQLFLKYIKRGHLRAGVSTFYQCVPSFIRYDASAVSQAISDAFKEAVLDRDVYRTLMTFMQCNLNASKAAKALFVHRNSLQYRIDKFIERTGLDIRHFPDASAAYFMMTLLDLS
- a CDS encoding alpha/beta-type small acid-soluble spore protein, coding for MANSNSSNQLLVPGAAQAIDQMKYEIASEFGVNLGADTTARANGSVGGEITKRLVSYAQQNMGGTKA
- a CDS encoding ABC transporter ATP-binding protein, whose product is MAEMMLNQIYKVYDNKVTAVDNFNLHIEDKEFIVFVGPSGCGKSTTLRMIAGLEEISQGDFLLDGKRMNDVAPKDRDIAMVFQNYALYPHMNVYDNMAFGLKLRKFPKAEIDERVRNAAKILGLEQYLDRKPKALSGGQRQRVALGRAIVRDAKVFLLDEPLSNLDAKLRVQMRAEISKLHQRLQTTFIYVTHDQTEAMTMATRLVVMKDGFIQQVGAPKDVYENPENVFVGGFIGSPAMNFFTGKLSDGAIAVGKTHIRVPEGKMKVLRSQGYIGKDVILGIRPEDFHDEPVFIEASEGTKIDANVEVAELMGAETMLYSSLDGQSFIARVDSRTDVQAGQSIPLAIDMNKAHFFDSDTELRIRSAD